One genomic region from Terasakiella sp. SH-1 encodes:
- the lon gene encoding endopeptidase La, with product MFENTSDGTYPVLPLRDIVVFPHMIVPLFVGREKSVRALEDVMKEDKQILLVAQKNATDDDPKAEDIYEVGTVSTVLQLLKLPDGTVKVLVEGGRRARIDEYTQTEDFFQARVSDISETEGEAEEVEALGRSVVTQFEQYVNLNKKVPPEVMVSINQIEGSGKLADTVASHLALKISEKQELLEMPAVIDRLEKVFSFMETEIGVLQVEKKIRNRVKRQMEKSQREYYLNEQLKAIQNELGEGEDGKDENTEFEEKIKKTKLSKEAREKALGELKKLKSMSPMSAEATVVRNYLDWMLTIPWKKRSKVKKDLALAEKILNEDHYGLEKVKERILEYLAVQQRTKKMKGPILCLVGPPGVGKTSLGKSIARATGRKYVRMALGGVRDESEIRGHRRTYIGSMPGKIIQGMKKAKASNPLFLLDEIEKMGSDFRGDPASALLEVLDPEQNDKFQDHYMEVDYDLSDVMFVTTANSLNMPQPLLDRMEILRLSGYTEDEKVEISQRHLISKQKKAAGLKEGEWTISEGAIRDLIRYYTREAGVRNLEREIAMLCRKATRDILLQKSEKVSITSRNLEKYAGVKKFRYGEVEEEDLVGVVTGLAWTEVGGEILSIEAVVTPGKGVAQSTGKLGDVMKESIQAATTYVQSRSISFGIEPTVFSKKDIHVHVPEGATPKDGPSAGVGMVTSIVSALTGIPIRKDVAMTGEVTLRGRVLPIGGLKEKLLAAHRAGIKTVLIPRDNEKDLKEIPDNVKRGLDIIAVQWVDEVLEKALSAPLVPIEWDEEKENQSEMSKGKSDEESNGVVTH from the coding sequence ATGTTCGAAAATACTTCTGACGGTACATACCCCGTCCTGCCGCTTCGTGACATTGTTGTCTTCCCGCATATGATCGTGCCGCTTTTTGTCGGGCGTGAAAAATCAGTTCGTGCGCTTGAAGATGTCATGAAAGAAGATAAGCAAATTCTTTTGGTTGCTCAAAAAAATGCAACTGATGATGATCCAAAAGCCGAAGATATCTACGAAGTCGGGACAGTTTCTACTGTTCTGCAACTTCTCAAGCTGCCTGATGGGACAGTCAAAGTGCTCGTCGAAGGGGGCCGTCGTGCCCGCATTGATGAATATACCCAAACGGAAGATTTTTTTCAGGCACGTGTCAGCGACATTTCAGAAACCGAAGGCGAGGCAGAAGAAGTCGAAGCTTTAGGCCGTTCTGTCGTTACCCAGTTTGAACAATATGTAAATCTGAACAAAAAAGTTCCACCGGAAGTGATGGTATCCATCAATCAAATTGAAGGTTCCGGCAAACTGGCCGATACAGTGGCTTCCCATCTGGCATTGAAGATTTCTGAAAAACAGGAACTTCTGGAAATGCCAGCTGTGATTGACCGTTTGGAAAAAGTCTTCTCCTTCATGGAGACTGAAATCGGTGTTCTTCAAGTCGAAAAGAAAATCCGTAACCGCGTGAAGCGTCAGATGGAAAAATCACAACGTGAGTACTATCTGAACGAACAGCTCAAGGCGATTCAAAATGAATTGGGCGAAGGTGAAGACGGTAAGGATGAAAACACCGAATTCGAAGAAAAGATCAAGAAAACCAAGCTTTCCAAAGAAGCCCGTGAAAAGGCTTTGGGCGAGTTGAAAAAGCTTAAATCCATGAGCCCGATGTCAGCAGAAGCCACCGTTGTGCGCAACTATCTGGATTGGATGCTGACAATCCCGTGGAAGAAGCGTTCCAAAGTCAAAAAGGACTTGGCTCTGGCCGAAAAGATTTTGAATGAAGACCATTACGGTCTGGAAAAAGTCAAAGAACGTATTCTTGAATATTTGGCCGTGCAGCAACGTACCAAAAAGATGAAAGGCCCGATCCTGTGTCTGGTCGGCCCTCCAGGTGTGGGTAAAACATCATTGGGTAAATCCATTGCTCGTGCGACAGGTCGTAAATATGTCCGTATGGCACTGGGTGGGGTGCGTGATGAATCTGAAATTCGTGGCCATCGCCGTACATATATTGGCTCTATGCCGGGTAAAATCATTCAGGGCATGAAAAAAGCCAAAGCGTCCAACCCTCTTTTCCTGTTGGACGAGATTGAAAAAATGGGCAGCGACTTCCGTGGTGATCCAGCTTCTGCCTTGTTGGAAGTTCTTGACCCAGAACAAAATGACAAGTTCCAGGATCATTATATGGAAGTGGACTACGATTTGTCTGACGTGATGTTTGTCACAACGGCCAACTCGTTGAACATGCCGCAACCACTGCTCGACCGTATGGAGATCCTGCGTCTTTCAGGTTATACAGAAGATGAAAAGGTTGAAATTTCCCAACGTCACCTGATTTCAAAACAGAAAAAAGCTGCTGGTTTGAAAGAAGGGGAATGGACGATTTCCGAAGGTGCAATTCGTGACCTGATCCGCTATTACACCCGTGAAGCCGGGGTGCGTAATTTGGAACGTGAAATTGCCATGCTGTGTCGCAAAGCCACACGCGATATCTTGCTTCAAAAATCTGAGAAAGTTTCCATTACGTCACGCAACCTTGAAAAATATGCGGGCGTGAAGAAATTCCGTTATGGCGAAGTTGAGGAAGAAGATCTGGTCGGCGTTGTCACAGGTCTGGCCTGGACAGAAGTCGGTGGTGAAATTCTTTCCATTGAAGCTGTTGTCACACCGGGGAAGGGCGTGGCCCAATCAACCGGTAAGCTTGGCGATGTGATGAAAGAATCAATTCAGGCTGCAACGACTTATGTTCAGTCACGAAGCATTTCTTTTGGTATTGAACCGACAGTCTTTAGCAAAAAAGATATTCATGTTCACGTCCCGGAAGGGGCCACACCAAAGGACGGCCCAAGTGCCGGTGTCGGTATGGTGACGTCAATTGTTTCAGCACTGACTGGTATTCCTATTCGTAAAGATGTTGCGATGACGGGTGAGGTTACTTTGCGCGGTCGCGTTCTGCCAATTGGTGGACTGAAAGAAAAGCTTTTGGCCGCACACCGTGCAGGTATCAAAACGGTCTTAATTCCACGTGATAATGAAAAAGACCTCAAGGAAATCCCGGACAACGTCAAACGTGGGCTTGATATTATTGCCGTTCAGTGGGTGGATGAAGTTTTGGAAAAAGCCTTAAGCGCCCCGCTTGTTCCCATTGAATGGGATGAAGAAAAAGAGAATCAATCTGAAATGTCAAAAGGCAAATCAGATGAAGAATCTAACGGTGTTGTGACACATTAG
- a CDS encoding HU family DNA-binding protein, whose amino-acid sequence MNKNDLVAAVASGTGLSKADASKAVDGVFGAITDALKSGDEVRLVGFGTFSVAQRAASEGRNPRTGEKIQIPASKQPKFKAGKGLKDAVN is encoded by the coding sequence GTGAACAAGAACGATCTTGTGGCTGCAGTAGCTTCTGGTACTGGCCTTTCAAAGGCTGACGCTTCTAAAGCAGTTGACGGCGTTTTCGGCGCTATCACTGATGCACTTAAATCAGGTGACGAGGTTCGTCTCGTCGGTTTCGGCACTTTCTCTGTAGCACAACGTGCTGCTTCTGAAGGCCGCAACCCGCGCACCGGCGAAAAAATTCAAATTCCGGCTTCTAAACAGCCGAAATTTAAAGCTGGTAAAGGCTTGAAGGACGCTGTGAACTAA
- a CDS encoding NADH-quinone oxidoreductase subunit A encodes MEALLLEYLPIIIFLAIAIVIAGIMILAPFIVSPQKPDTEKNSAFECGFAAFEDARTKFDVRFYLVAILFIIFDLEVAFLFPWAISLGHIGLFGFWSMMVFLGVLTIGFIYEWKKGALEWE; translated from the coding sequence ATGGAAGCACTCCTGTTAGAATATTTGCCAATTATTATCTTCTTGGCAATTGCGATTGTAATCGCTGGCATCATGATTCTTGCCCCCTTTATTGTGTCACCACAAAAGCCCGACACAGAAAAGAATTCCGCCTTTGAATGTGGTTTTGCTGCCTTTGAAGATGCCCGTACAAAATTTGATGTACGTTTTTACCTTGTCGCCATCCTCTTTATTATTTTTGACCTTGAAGTTGCCTTTCTCTTTCCTTGGGCGATTTCGCTGGGACATATTGGCTTGTTCGGTTTTTGGTCGATGATGGTCTTTCTGGGCGTTCTCACCATCGGTTTCATATATGAATGGAAGAAAGGAGCTTTGGAATGGGAGTAG